In Candidatus Paceibacterota bacterium, the DNA window TTATTCTTGCCGACGAATTCGCGGGCGTCGTCTATGAGGATCACGTGGTTCTTGACCGGATGGGCGAATATGACCTTGAGCTCTTCTTCGACGGGCGTATCGACGTCGGTGCGCGTCGTCTCGCCGCCGGAGAAATGCGCGTCGAGCCAGAAGAGCGCGGGCTCTTGTATCTCCGCGAGCATCTTGGGAAGCATGACTCCGCTATCGCCGTGGAAAAGCTTCACGTGCCTTTCGTTCGCGTATTTTTTGACGGCGTCGGCATAGAGCGCATCGGAGAGCTCGACGGAATATATCGCGTCGAAGCGGCGGATCATGGTGTCGATCATCTCGCCCTTGTACGTGCCGGTCTCGACGAATACGCGCGGCTTGAACTTGGAATAGTAGCCGATGATCGAGTTCACGCGCTCTGCGTGGAGCTTTGCGTGCTTTCGGCGCTCTCGGACTTTGATGTAGATCCCATAGAGGCCGAATACCTTCAATACTCCTTTCGCCACGCGGCGGGCCGGGGTAGAAGGGATATGTGGTTTGCTGTAGACGATGCTCATATTATTGTATGTTCTTAAGGAATCTATCGAAGAAGACCTGGGTCGTATATTCTTTCACCGCTCTCCGGTACGCGTTCTCGATTATCGGCTTGTATGAATCATAGTTGGCGAGGATCTCCCGGACCGTTTCTTCGAGCTTGTCCGGTTCGTAATACACGAATTCTTTTCCGGGGGTGAAAAACTTCTCTATGATATTGAATTCGTCTTTGCGGCAGAGGATGAGGGATTTGCCGAACGCCGCGTCGAATGTCCTGGATTTGATCTGGGGCACCATCGCCGTCTGCTTCTTGAACATGCCCCTGATGCTCCAGCGCGGTATGCCCGCATAGGCTTTGTTTTCCTTCCAGCCGCGCGTCCCGCGGACGCATCTTATCTCTTGGTCGCGGAGGAAGAGCAGGTTGTGGACGAGCGTGATCTTGGATTCGGATACAAGCTTGATCTTCTGGTCATAATCCGCGTTCGGATCGGTGGTAAGAGGGTAGTCTGCAGGGGCAACGAGGCGGTAATTGAATCTCGCTATCTCTTTCACGCTCTTCTCGATCTCGGGCGTATATTCGGTGAAGATGTGCCCGGCGTATATGATGTCGTATTTCTTGTCGAACGTCTTCGGTATCTTGTTCTCGTTAAAAGGTATGAAAGAGAAGGCGCGCTTGTCGTTCTCGTATCTTTTATTGAGCCATTCGACGGTGTACGGGCATATGCTGAAGACTTTGTAGAGGAGGTCTTCGTATATCTCGTGCCTGAAGTCGCGGTTGTCGGTGAAGAACCTATTCGGCTCTTCGAATTCGAGATGCACGATCTTGTCGCCTTTGATGTCGAGAAGGCCGCGAAAATCCAAGAATCCTTCGATGAGCCAGAAATCTCCCGCCCTGCCGGCGAAGCGCGCGAAATCGAATGTCCTCGTGGCGTCGAATTTATACGTCTTTACGCGCTTGTTGAAGATTTTCATGAGAGTTTCTCGGTATGGTGATCGAGGATGTTCGATATCTTGCCAGGGTTGTAGCCGCGATAGACCTTTGATCGGGGATTGTCCACGTCGAGTATCTCGAAATTGACGTCTTTCTTGGTATCAAACGATCGGATGCCCGGGTCATGGAGATGGACATCGAACGTGTGTATGCCGACATTGAAAAGGAATTTCGGTATCTTGACCGTCGTCGAATAGGTGCCCGGTTCGCGATCGAACGCCTCGCCCTTCTTATCCGAATCCGACGTGACGAGGAGGAGTTCGCCGTCGGCATGGATATAGAGCGATAG includes these proteins:
- a CDS encoding glycosyltransferase, encoding MKIFNKRVKTYKFDATRTFDFARFAGRAGDFWLIEGFLDFRGLLDIKGDKIVHLEFEEPNRFFTDNRDFRHEIYEDLLYKVFSICPYTVEWLNKRYENDKRAFSFIPFNENKIPKTFDKKYDIIYAGHIFTEYTPEIEKSVKEIARFNYRLVAPADYPLTTDPNADYDQKIKLVSESKITLVHNLLFLRDQEIRCVRGTRGWKENKAYAGIPRWSIRGMFKKQTAMVPQIKSRTFDAAFGKSLILCRKDEFNIIEKFFTPGKEFVYYEPDKLEETVREILANYDSYKPIIENAYRRAVKEYTTQVFFDRFLKNIQ